One stretch of Dehalococcoidia bacterium DNA includes these proteins:
- a CDS encoding phosphatidate cytidylyltransferase yields MEIRNSSKRLITSIVGIFVMILGFEFLPTISFIKFLGFTIHPLVLTALILFFLEIIKQLINNLKSRNYKFYLFILIYIIFFIHVIAIENMTENWKLYFFFVLFQVFSVDSFGYIFGKLFGKSKLSFLVKISPNKTIEGYIGSVIFGFLFGFFILYFLSKNYLDDIGIFIIFITSIGIVITSILGDLAVSKIKRILSIDDFSNIFYGHGGILDRLDSILPSFTFFFWIFFLT; encoded by the coding sequence TTGGAAATTAGAAATAGTTCAAAAAGATTAATCACATCAATTGTTGGAATATTTGTAATGATACTTGGGTTTGAATTTTTACCCACTATTTCATTTATAAAATTTCTTGGTTTTACAATTCATCCTTTGGTTCTAACTGCTTTAATATTATTTTTTTTAGAAATAATAAAGCAACTAATTAATAATCTAAAATCTAGAAATTATAAATTTTATTTATTCATTTTGATTTATATTATTTTTTTTATTCATGTTATTGCTATTGAAAATATGACAGAAAATTGGAAACTTTATTTTTTCTTTGTTCTATTTCAAGTTTTTTCTGTAGATTCTTTTGGATATATTTTTGGTAAACTTTTTGGGAAATCTAAGCTAAGTTTTCTTGTGAAAATATCACCCAATAAAACTATTGAAGGTTACATAGGTTCAGTTATATTTGGTTTTTTATTTGGCTTTTTTATTCTTTATTTCTTAAGTAAAAATTATTTGGATGATATAGGAATATTTATAATATTTATAACCTCAATAGGAATAGTCATTACAAGTATATTAGGTGATCTAGCAGTTTCAAAAATAAAAAGAATCTTAAGTATTGATGATTTTTCAAATATTTTCTATGGTCATGGAGGAATATTAGATAGACTGGATTCAATTTTACCTAGTTTTACTTTCTTTTTTTGGATATTCTTTTTAACATGA